In the Flavobacteriales bacterium genome, ATAGCGGCCATGGGCCGGATACCACCATCGGTGCCGAGCGACGCGGCAACCCCTTCCTGCAACCTTCGTCGTTCCGGTGAACGCGACCGCCGGTGCCTGCACACCGTCCATTGCGGTCCGCACGGAAGAGCATGCTCCGGAACCCGTTCATCATGGGGCCATCGGTACCGGTCGTGGCGGTGCTGCTCGCGCTCTCCGGGTGCACCGGGCCGGGCCGTGGACCATCCCCGACCACCACCGGTGACACTTCGGCGGTGCGCTCTCCCCTGCTCGTGCAGCACAGCGGCGAAGCCATCGGGATGCCCTTCCGCAATGCGTTCGTGGAGACCGACGAGATCAACTACTATCGGTTCCGTTATCTGTATCTGAGCGGAGGGGTGGCCACTGGGGACCTCGACGGTGACGGTCTTCCGGAGGTGTTCGTGGTCTCCTCCCGGGATGGGGTCCGGCTCTATCGGAACCTCGGCGGACTGCGCTTCGAGGATGTCACCGCCAAGGCCGGGATCAGGCACGAGGACATCTGGCCGATGGGCACCACCATGGCGGACATTAACGGTGATGGCCATCTCGACCTGTACGTGGTGTGCGCGGGTCCGACGAACGATCCCGAACGGCTCCGCGACCGGGTCTACATCAACCGCGGTGACGGCTCCTTCGAAGAGCGCGGCCGGGAATTGGGGCTGAACCCGGACGGCCACGGCATCATGGCCTACTTCCACGACATCGACGTGGACGGCGACCTAGATCTGTTCCTGCTCGGGCACCGCATGGACTTTGAGGCATCGGCCAATGTGGAGGTGGTCGTGCCTCCGGGCAGCTCCCTGTTCAGCAACCGGCTTTTCATCAACGATGGCAGCGGGCACTTCACGGACAACACGGCTGCGGCCGGGCTGCTCAGCCACGCTTGGAGCCTCGGTGCGGCCATCGGCGATGTGAACGGTGATGACCGGCCGGACATCTACGTCGCGAACGACTTCGTGCAGCCGGATATGCTGTACATCCAACAGCCCGATGGACGCTTCATCGACGAGGTGCGCTCCAGGCTGGGGCACGTGAGCTACTACAGCATGGGCGTGGATCGGGCCGACATGAACAACGACGGGCATCCGGACCTGTGCGTGCTGGACATGACCCCGCCGGACCATGGACGCAGCAAGCAGAACATGGCCAGCATGCGCCCGAAGGACTTCGACAGGATGACCGGGATCGGCTGGCACGCGCAATACATGGCCAATCAGCTCCACCTGAACAACGGGGATGGCACCTTCAGCGAGATCGGCCACCTGGCCGGGGTGGACCGCACCGATTGGAGCTGGGCCCCCTTGTTCGTCGACCTGGACAACGACGGCTGGAAGGACCTGTTCGTATCGAACGGTGTCTGGCGCGATATCACCAACAACGACTTCAAACTCCAGGTCGAACGGATCAAGGAGGAGCGCAAAGGCCAGCAGATCCGCTACGAGGACATCGCCCCCCTCCTTCCCTTCTCACCCCTGCCGAACTATGTGTTCCGGAACCAGGGCGACCTCACGTTCACGAAAGCGATCGCGGAATGGGGCTATCAGCATGCCGGGGTCAGCACCGGGGCCAGCGTGGCCGACCTGGATGCCGACGGCGACATGGACCTGGTGGTGGTGGATGTGAACGGTCCGATGAAGGTGGTGGAGAACCGGAGCCGGCAGAGGGACGGCTCGCACTATCTGCAGGTGGCGTTGCGGGGACCGAAGGGAAACCCCTTCGCGGTGGGCACAAGGGCCCTGCTGTACGCTGGCGGAACCGTGCAGCATGCCGAACTGGTCCTTGCCCGCGGTTTCCAAAGCAGCGTGGAGCCCCTGATCCACTTCGGCCTGGGCACCGGTGGCGTGGACTCGGTGGTGTTGCAATGGCCCGATGGCACCTGGTCGCGGATCGATGGCCCAAAGGCCGATCAGCGAATACAGGTGGCCTACAACGCGCTACCTCACGAACGCCGCGTACGCTCGCGCCTGGCCACCTGGTTCACGGAGGCCACCGCACATGCCGTGCCCGGGATCGGTCACACCGAGAACAGCTTCGACGATTTCCGGGCCGAGAGCCTGCTGCCCCACCGCCAATCGACCCACGGCCCTGCCTTGGTGGTCGGCGATGTGAACGGGGATGCCCGGGACGACCTCTTCCTGGGAGCGTCCACCGGGCATGCGCCCCGATTGCTGATCCAGGTCCCAGGCCCCCGGTTCACACCGGCATCGGCTCAGCCCTGGTCGGTGCACCGCGATCAGGAGATCATCGGAGCCTGCCTGTTCGACGCTGACGGGGATGGCGACCTTGACCTGTACACGGCGGCCGGCAGCACCGAATGGCCCGTGCCCAGCCTTCACTACCAGGACCGGCTGTACCTGAACGATGGCCGGGGTCGCTTTGCTGAAGCGGATGGTGCGCTGCCGGAAATGCCCTGGCCCACCCAGGTGGTGACCGCCGGGGACCTGGACGGGGACAGCGACCAGGACCTGTTCGTGGGTGGTCGCAACGTGCCGGGCGCCTACCCTTCCGCTCCGCGCAGCGTGCTGCTGCGCAACGAGGGCGGCCGCTTCAGCGATGCCACTGCATCGTGGTGCGCACCCTTGGCGGCCGTGGGCATGGTCACCGGCGCGACGCTCGCCGACCTGGATGCGGATGGGCGGAAGGACCTGGTCGTCACGGGTGAGTGGATGCCCGTGCTGGCCTACCGGAACACGGGAACCGGCTTCGCACGCGCAGCATGGACCGACAGCACCTTGACGGGCTGGTGGCAGGGCATCACGGTGGCCGACCTGGACGGGGATGGCGATCAGGACATGGTGACGGGGAACATCGGGCTCAACAACAAGTTCCATCCGAGCAAGGAGAAGCCACTGGAACTGTACATGGCCGACCTGGACGGCACCGGCACCAACGATATCATCCTGGCCAAGCATGGGGCGGACGGCACGTGTTTCCCGGTGCGTGGCCGCGAGTGCTCCTCCGAGCAGATGCCCTTCCTGAAGCAGAAGTTCCCCACGTTCAAGTCGTTCGCGGAGGCGGATGTGCGCAAGCTGTACGGACCCAAGCTGGATGAGGCCTTGCATGTGAGCGCCACGGAGTTCCGCAGCCTGGTCTGGTGGAACGAAGGCGGCCGCTTCTCCCCGACGCCCCTGCCGAACGCGGCCCAGGCCGGCCCCTTGCGTTCCGTGGTGGTGGTGGACCTCAATGGGGACGGGCACCTGGACATGGTGGGCGGGGGCAACCTGTACGGCACCGAGGTGGAGACCTCACGCTATGACGGCAGTACAGGCGTGGTGCTCTTGGGGAACGGACACCGCGGCTTCGGCCCTGTCCCGGTCGGACGCAGCGGCTTCGCAGCCCGAGGGGATGTCCGCCAGGTGGTACGGGTACGCACCGGCGGCAGCGGTCAGGCCTTCGTGGTCGCCGTCAACAACGGGCCGTTGCGGGTCTTCGTTCCCGAGCGGGTGCCGGCCAAGGGAGGTCTGGCGCTCCGCTGATCAGGGGTGGTAGCTGTCCGGCTTGTACACCTTCTTCTTGCCTTCCAACGCATTGGGCTTGATCGCCGGCGGACAGGCGAAGCCTTTGGGATAGCGCAGGAACAGGAAGCGGATGCTGAGGATGATCGGGCGGTACCGGCTGTTGAACCATTGCAGCTGGCCGAAGCCCTTGTCCCCAGGGACCACGCTCACCACGGGCGTCTCCAGCGTGGGGATGATCAGCAGACGGCCGCGCGTGCGGAATCCGTAGCCCAGCTTCACGTGCGCCTGGCCGATGAACGACGGGGGCAGCTCCTGGTCGGCCAGCACCAATGGATCGCCGGTGTAGCTGCGCGCACTGCCCACATCGAGGTCAGCGTTGACGCCCAGGCTCACCTGCACGAACTGGCGGTCGGCCGTCTGGAAGAACTTGTTGGCGTTCACGTGCACGCTGGCGTAGTGGTCGCGGAAGGCCCCCGATCCGGGAAGGACCACCGTGGAGTCCGTTTCGTTCGGCCCATAGCGCAGCACACCGATATGGTCCTGCCGTCCGTTCAGGCCCTTGTAGGCCAGGCCGAAGTCCCAGTAGTCCAGGATGACGGGATCGCGGGTGGCATGGAACCAGCCCACCTCGACGTACGGTCCGAAACGGCCGTTGGGGTCGAAGGTGGCCGAGTAGGTGGTGTCGGCGTTGCGGAACAGCTCGCGCTCCTCATCGCCGAACCGGGCCAGGGTGTAGGTGGCCCCGAGGCCGAAGTACAGGCCCCCACGCCGCATCTTGCCGTCCGTGGGGATGATCTCCGGGCGCTTGCGCTCGAACAGCCGCTGGGCAAGTAGGGCCTGAGCGCCGCACAGGACCATCACCAGGACAAGGAACGATCGGATCATGGAACGAAGATGGGCTGGCATCTACCTGATAACGAAGGCCGCCGACCCAAAGTGTCAACGGTGACCTGTGCGGACGGCACCGACCCGCTCACCCTTCCAGCAGTTCCAGCGCCCTCTTCTCCACCGCCTCGCTCTCCCATCGCTTTTCAATATCGGGCATGGCGAGCACCTGCTCCATGATGCGGTCATGGCGCAGCCCCTCGTTCCACGCGTCGATGTAAGCGATGTCGCTGAACTTCACCTGGCTGTAGAGCGGCAGCCATTTGTCCGGGTGGCGGGCCTGCAGGCGTCCTTCGATCCTCTTGCGGAGGATGAACCGCGGATCGGCCACCAGGTCGCGCATCTCCACGAAGTTGCGCAGGCTGAGGTCGGCGATGGCATCGCCGTTCGGCTTGCGGGCCCGGTGATAGGCATCGAGCACGGTGGCCCAGTTGTCGTCGCCATGCGCGTTCAGCAGGTCGTTCAGCACCTTGCAATCCTCGTAGCCGGCGTTCATCCCCTCGCCATAGAAGGGCACGATGGCGTGGGCCGCGTCACCGATGAGCGCCACCTTGTCGGTGTGCGTCCATGGCGAACAGCGGATGATGGCCAGGCTGCTCTGGGGGTTGCGGAAGTACTGCTCCGCAAGGTCGGGCAGCATGGGGATGGCGTCCTGGAAGTGGGCCTCGAAGAAGCGCATCAGGTCCTGCTCGTCCTTGATGGTATCGAAGGAATACTCGCCCTCGTGCGGCATGAAGAGCGTGCCGGTGAAGCCGCCATCCTGGTTCGCAAGACCCATCATCATGAAGAGGCGGCGCGGCCAGATGTGCAGGCAGTTGGGGTCCATCCGCGGTGTGCCGTCGGCGTTGGGCGGAAAGGCGATCTCCTTGTAGTCGTGCTCGATGTAGGTCTGGCTGAACGTGAACCGTCCCTTCATCATGGCCTGGCGCACGGCGCTCGGGGCCCCGTCGGCTCCGAAGACCACATCGGCCTTGATGCTGGCCACCGAACCGGTGATGTCGTTGCGGAAGCTGCAGCGCGCATGGTCCAGGTCGACCTCCACGCACTGGTGGTTGAAATGCAGATGGACGTTGGGCAGGGCCTGGGCCTCGGAGAGCAGCACCTTGTTCAGCTCGGCCCGGCTCACGCTGTGGATGGCCCGTTCATCGATGCTGTACGGCAGCCGCGTGAGCTTGCCGTCGCGGTCGTGCGTCATGCGCGCATGCACCGGCACCACGATGCGCTCCACGGCCTGGTGCACACCCGCCGCACGCAGGGCCGTCCACCCGCGGTGGCTCACCACCAGGTTGATGCTGCGCCCGGCGTACACATTGGTCCTGCGCGGATCGCCGCGACGCTCGAAGACGTTGATGCGGTGACCGCGCTTCGCGAGGAACACGGCCAGCAAGCTGCCGACCAGACCGCCGCCGACGATGGTGATGTTCTTCATGTCAACATGCAATAAATCGACCTATTGGGTCAACGCCACAGGTTCCCTGTAGCGGGATCAGTGCTTGGCGGCAAGGCATTCGGTCAGTATCTGTCCGAAGCGCCACACGTCCTCGAACGAATTGTACAAGGGCACCGGCGCCACGCGGATCACGTTCGGCTCGCGCCAGTCGGCGATCACGCCGCGCTCAGTGATGCGGTTGAACAGGGCCTTGCCATGGCCGTGGGCCAGAATGCTCAACTGACAGCCGCGCTGCGCGGCATCGTTCGGGGTGATCACTTCCAGCCGGGTGCCGATGGCGCGCTCCACCCCGGCGATGATGAACGCGAGGTAGGCGGTCAATTGTTCGCTCTTGGCGCGCAGGCTGGCGATGCCCGCCCGGTCGAACTGCTCCAGCGCCACGCGGTGCACGGCCATGCTCAACACCGGTGCATTGCTCACCTGCCAGGCCTCGGCGGTGGGCATGGGCTTGAAGGTGCGCTCCATCTTGAAGCGCTCGGCCTTGTCATGGCCCCACCAGCCCGCGAACAGCGGAAGGTCCTTGCCGAGATGCCTTTGGTGCACGAAAGCCCCGGCCACGCTGCCCGGACCGCTGTTGAGGTATTTGTAGCTGCACCAGCAGGCGAAGTCCACGTTCCAGTCGTGCAGCTTCACGTGAAGGTTGCCGGCGGCGTGCGCCAGGTCGAAGCCCGCGACGGCCCCGACCGCATGCGCGGCCTGGGTGATGGCGGCCATGTCGAAGGCCTGCCCGGTGTAGAAGTTCACCCCGCCGAAGCAGACGAGCGCGAGCTGCTCCCCCAGCTCGTTGATCTGGGCGATGATGTCCTCCGTGCGCAGGGTGTGCTCACCGGCGCGGGGTCGCACCTCGATCAGGTCGGTCTCCGGGTCACCACCGTGGAAGGCGATCTGCGAAGCGAAGGCGTAGGTATCGCTGGGGAAGGGCCGCGTTTCGGTGAGGATCTTCCTCCGCTTCCCGCTGGGTCGGTAGAAGCTCACCAACAGGAAATGCAGGTTGCTGGTGAGCTGGTTCATGGCCACCACCTCTTCCGGCAGGGCTCCCACAAGGCGCGCCAGCGATGGCGTGAGCTCCTCATGGTAGCTGTACCAGGGGTGTTTCGCCTGGAAGTGCCCCTCCACCCCGAAGCGGGCCCAATCGACCAGCTCCTGCTTCAAGGCGGCTGCGGCGGCCCGTGGTTGCAGCCCAAGGGAGTTGCCGGTGAAGTAGAGCACATCCCTGCCTTCGTGCTGCGGGAAGTGGAACTCGGACCGGAATGCACGCAGTGGATCGGCGGCATCGCGCGCTTGTGCGAAGGAAAAGCTGTCCTCGAACGGCATGGATGCCGCCAAAAGTAGGTCCGCCCGATCACCCCGGGCTGACGATCGTCGCTCAGGGCATCGAGGCCAGGGCCTGTGCGAGCGGCGGCAGAAGGAGCGCACCGTCCAGGACCAGGCCGAAATGGAGCGGGCCCCGCTCCGCCGTGCTCCGCGCCACGAGCACTGCCACGGCCAGGTAGGCGAGGGCCGTCAGCACCATGTCCGGCGGCCAGCTGGAGGACGCGCCCACCGGGCTCAGCGCATGCCCCACGAACGCCAGCGAGGCGAACACGGCGGCCGGATAGAGCATCAGGAGCACGGCGAGGACGCGTGTTCCAGCCGACCCCAGGAGCTGCGGTACCGTGAGCACGACATCCCGATCGATCACGCGGTCGCGGAGGTCGAACACCAGGGCGAGGGACAGGAAGAAGCACATCTGCATGGCGAACAACCAACCGGCACCCTGCGGGGGTCGGTCCGCTGGCGCGAAGAGCAGGGGCAGGTGAACGGTGGTCCAGGCCCAGCAGGCCGCGATCAGGAAGGCCTTGAGCAGCGGCACCCGACGCAGGCCCACCGTGCGCCCCCGCACCCAGGGGGCGGGCACCACATAGAGGAGCACGGCCAGGGCGACCGGCGCGCTGCGCAGGACCAGGTCGAACAGGTGGTGCGCGGCCACGACCAGGGCGGCGAGGGCGGCCATCATCGCGGCACCGAGCAGGACCGTGCGATGCGTGGAGGTCCATTGCAGCTGCGGCGACAGCCCCAGGGTGGGATGACCCGCGCGTGCCGATCGCATGAACGCATATCCGGCGAAGGTGGCCAGCGCGGCCACCGCTGGGGCCCGCCATCCGGACAAGCCCATCAGGTGCTGCATGGACCAGGTCTGTGCCGCGGCCCCGCACGCGAGCCACACATGGCCATGGATCAACACGCGGAGCAGGGGGTCGCGCAGGCCCGCGTCCATCGGCCTCAGCGGTCCATGTTGGGGTTGATCACCAGTTGGCGCACGGCCAGCCCGACGGCCACACCGGCGAGCGTGGTGTACAGCGTGCGCAGGACCCGCTTGGTGCGGCCCGTGCTGGCATAGCCGGTGGCGTAAAAGGGATCGCCCTCCATCAACGGGTCGCGGATGGATCCGCGGGTGACATGGACCCGGGGCAGCACCATCGCACCGGCGTAGATCGGGGGCAGCAGCAGGGACATGACCTCCAGATCGAGCGCGAGCACGGTGCCCGCGCCGAAGACGAAACCGCCGATCATGGGCCACAGCGGGCGGTAGCCATCGCGTGCATCCTGTTCGCCCTTGATGATCCAGCGCATCTGGTCCACGCTGTAGTCGTTGCCGAACACCGTGTCCATGAAGTACCAGACGCGTTCACGGCCCAGGCTGTCGGTGACGCTGAACACGCTCTCGGTGGGTTCACTGCGTTCGATGAGGCGCGCACCCTTGGGCACCTGGTACCGGATCTCCAAGGTGCTCTGCCCGAGCACCCGGCCATCGATCGTCTGGCCGTTCATGAGGAGGATACGGTCCTGAGCCTGGATCCCCGCGCAAAGGAGCAATGGAAGAAGCCAGGTGGATCGCATCGGAAGCGGCCAAAGATAGGCCGTGCCGAACATCGCGCCGGCCGCGTTGTTGCTGGGAATGAGCGCCCCGATCGGCCTTCAGCCGGTCCGTATATTCGCCGCGCCTTCAGGCCACCCCATGAACACCGTCACCTACCACGAGCGCCACATCGGGCCTCATGCCACCGACACCCAGGCCATGCTGAACGCCATTGGCGTGTCATCGCTCGAAGAGCTCATCCAGCGCACCGTGCCTCAGGGCATCCGCTCCGCGCATCCGTTGGCCACGGGCGAGGCCCTCACCGAACGCCAGCACCTGGACCACATGAAGGCGCTGGGCGCGAAGAACAAGGTGTTCCGCAGCTACATCGGCCTGGGCTTCAGCGGCACGGTGACCCCGCCGCCGATCCTGCGCAACATCTTCGAGAATCCCGGATGGTACACGGCTTACACGCCCTACCAGGCCGAGATCGCGCAGGGCCGCCTGGAGGCGCTGCTCAACTTCCAGACGATGTGCAGCGACCTCACCGGCCTGCCCATCGCCAACGCCAGCCTGCTCGATGAGGCCACCGCCATCGCCGAGGCCATGCACATGCTGTATGCGGCGCGTCCGAAGGAACTGGCCAACGCCCACAAGTTCTTCGCCGACAAGGGCCTCATTCCTCAGAACATCGACGTGCTGCGCACCCGCTGCGCACCCATCGGCGTGGAACTGGTGGTCGGCGACGTGAACGCGATCGACCCTGCCGACGGCTACTTCGGCATCGCGCTGCAGTACCCCGCCCTCGATGGCAGCGTGAACGACCACCGCGCCATCGTGGCGAAGGCCAAGGCGGCCGGCGTGAAGACCGCCGTGTGCGCCGACCTGCTCTCGTTGGTGCTGCTGACGCCTCCGGGCGAGTGGGGCGCCGACGTGTGCGTGGGCAACAGCCAACGCTTCGGGGTGCCCATGGGCTACGGTGGCCCGCACGCCGCGTTCTTCTGCACCACGGAGGAATACAAGCGCCTGATCCCCGGCCGCATCATCGGCGTGAGCCAGGACCGCCGCGGCCGTCGCGGCCTGCGCATGGCCCTGCAGACGCGTGAGCAGCACATCCGCCGCGACAAGGCCACCAGCAACATCTGCACCGCGCAGGCCCTGCTCGCCGTGATGGCCGGCATGTACGGCGTGTACCACGGTCCAGATGGCCTGAAGCGCATCGCCGCCAACGTGCATGCCCACACCCGCAGCGTGGCCGAGGCCGCGAAGGCACTGGGCTACACCGTGGCCAACGGCAGCTTCTTCGACACCATCACCCTCAGCGGTGCCGATGTGAACAAGGTGCGCGCCGCGGCCGAGAAGCGGGGCATCAACTTCCGCTACGACGGCAGCAACGTGAGCATCGCGCTCGACGAGACGGTGCGCCTGACCGATGCGAGCGACGTGGTGGCCGCCCTGGCCGAGGCCGTGGGCAAGCCCGCTCCGGCGCTCAGCGGCAACGGGGCCAGCATGGCCGTACCCGCCGACCTGCAGCGCACCAGCCCCATCCTCACCCACCCGGTGTTCAACACGCACCACACCGAGCTGGAGCTGCAGCGTTACATCAAGAAGCTTGAGAACAAGGACTTCAGCCTGATGCACGGCATGATCCCGCTGGGCTCGTGCACCATGAAGCTGAACGCCGCCAGCACGCTGATGCCGCTGAGCTGGCCTGAGTGGAACGCGCTCCATCCGTTCGCGCCGGTGGACCAGACCGAGGGCTACCAGGAGCTGTTCCGCGAGCTGAGCGACATCCTGGCCAAGGCCACCGGCTTCAGCGCCGTGAGCCTGCAGCCCAACAGCGGAGCACAAGGTGAGTACGCCGGCCTGATGGTGATCCGCGCCTACCACGAGGCCCGTGGCGACAAGCACCGGAACATCGCCCTGATCCCCAGCAGCGCGCACGGCACCAATCCCGCCAGCGCGGTGATGGCCGGCATGCAGGTGGTGGTGGTGAAGGCCACCGAGGACGGCCAGATCGATGTGGCCGACCTGAAGGCCAAGGCCGAACAGTACAAGGACACCCTGAGCTGCCTGATGGTGACCTACCCCAGCACGCACGGCGTGTACGAGGCCGCGATCAAGGAGGTCACCGGCACCATCCACGCGAACGGCGGCCTGGTGTACATGGACGGCGCCAACATGAACGCGCAGGTGGGCCTCACCAGCCCGGGCGAGATCGGCGCCGACGTGTGCCACCTCAACCTGCACAAGACCTTCGCCATCCCGCACGGCGGCGGTGGTCCCGGCATGGGCCCGATCTGCGTGAACGACAAGCTGAAGCCCTTCCTGCCCGGCCATCCGTTGGTGAAGACCGGTGGTGAGAAGGCGATCCCCGCCGTGAGCGCGGCGCCCTGGGGCAGCGCGCTGATCCTGCTGATCAGCTACGGCTACAGCAAGATGCTCGGCGGCAACGGCCTCACCGACGCCACGCGCTACGCCATCCTCAACGCCAATTACATCAAGGCGAAGCTGGAAAAGCACTACCCGATCCTCTACGTGGGCGACCAGGGCATGGTGGCGCACGAGATGATCCTGGACTGCCGCGAGTTCAAGCGCACCGCCGGTGTGGAGGTGGAGGACATCGCCAAGCGCCTGATGGACTACGGTTTCCACGCGCCCACGGTGAGCTTCCCGGTGGCGGGCACGCTGATGGTGGAGCCCACCGAGAGCGAAGCGAAGCCCGAACTGGACCGCTTCATCGAGGCCATGATCGGCATCCGCCACGAGATCGCCGAGATCGAGAGCGGCAAGGCCGACAAGGCGGACAACGTGTTGAAGATGGCCCCGCACACCAGTGACGAGGTCTGTGCCGACACCTGGAGCCACGTTTACGGCCGCGAGAAGGCCGCCTTCCCGGTGAGCGTGAACCGTTACTGGAAGTACTGGCCCACGGTGAGCCGCGTGGACAACGCTTATGGCGACCGCAACCTGGTGTGCACCTGCCCGCCGGTGGAGGAGTACGCGACCACGGAGGCCTGAGGTCGGGCAACCGTTCACCCTGGAACGCACCACTGCTCAACCGGTGGTGCGTTCGCATTCCTGGGACAGCGACCTTCGATGGTCTGTGCCCGCACCAACCGTTCGCGGAGAGGCTCCGGGTCCGTCACAAAGGCCTTTCGTTACCCTGCTTCGTGGATGCAGCTTCGGCCCGGGTCAGCGTCCGATCGCCGGCCCCAACGCCGATGCGGAACCCTGTGAACTCCATTCTTCTTTGCCTGGCCAGCACGATGGTGCTTGCCCAGGAACCCGTGCAGCAGATGCCGTCGTGCTGGAACACCCGGGCACCCATGGCCCCGGCGCATGGACATGAACCACCGGAAGCGCTGACGGCTGAACGGTCGGCCGCTGCGGTGCTCTGGTCGGAGGACTTCGAGAACGGCCTGGGCGGCTGGACGGTGAACACCCAGACCGGGGCGGTGTCGTGGCAATTGACCAGCACCGGGAACACGGGCGGGTTCACGCCCGGTCCGCTGCAGAGCACCACCGGATATCCGGGCGGGTCCTGGATCGTGGCGGATTCGGATGAACAGGGCACGGCGGGGGTGGCCGAGAACACGACGATCACCTCGCCCCCGATCACCGGGCTGGACACGGTCCCCTTCATGCTCCTGCGCTTCGAGCAGAGCTTCCGCCAGCTGAACAACGATATCACGCAGGTGGAGGTGAGCAGCGATGGTGGAAGCGACTGGACCGTGTTCCCGGTGAACGGTGATGTGCCGGGCAACCAGAGCACGCCCGGCTCACCCGTGAGCGAGACGGTGGTGTTGAACATCAGCAGCGCGCTCAATGGCGGCTCGGGCGACATCCGGATCCGCTTCCACTGGCTCAGCTTCGAGGGCTTCACCTACAGCTGGCAGGTGGATGACATCGCCCTGCTGACGGTGGAGGCGAACGACCTCCGGCTGATCTCGGCCACCTATGCCGACTGGAGCCCCGATGAGCCCGACTTCGACGGCCTTCCCTACTCCATCTACCCGATCGATGAACTGCGGGAACTGAAGTTCAAGGCCGTTGCGATCAACAACGGGTCACAGCCACAGACCAACGTACGGCTGAAGGCCGACATCGACGGCCCCGGCACCAACGACGTGATCCTCTACAGCGCGCCGATCACGCTATCGCCGGGTGCGGTGGACAGCCTGTACATCACGGGCTACACCCCGGTGGCCGCGCTGGGCACCTACCTGCTCCAGCTCTCCGTGGTGCAGGACGAGCCCGAAGCCCTGCCGGACGACAACGGGAAGGTGATGCGCTTCGAGGTGCAGGTGGACCGCTTCGCGCGGGACGAGAACGCCATGCAGGGCGACCGCGACAACGGCACCGACCCCTACGAACTGGGGAACTGGTATCACATCCGTTCGTCCGACCACACGCTGTACGCGATCGAGGTGGCCCTGAGCGCGCGCACCGACCCGGGTACGCTCATCTCCGCATCGCTCTATGATGAGGAGTTGGA is a window encoding:
- the gcvP gene encoding aminomethyl-transferring glycine dehydrogenase translates to MNTVTYHERHIGPHATDTQAMLNAIGVSSLEELIQRTVPQGIRSAHPLATGEALTERQHLDHMKALGAKNKVFRSYIGLGFSGTVTPPPILRNIFENPGWYTAYTPYQAEIAQGRLEALLNFQTMCSDLTGLPIANASLLDEATAIAEAMHMLYAARPKELANAHKFFADKGLIPQNIDVLRTRCAPIGVELVVGDVNAIDPADGYFGIALQYPALDGSVNDHRAIVAKAKAAGVKTAVCADLLSLVLLTPPGEWGADVCVGNSQRFGVPMGYGGPHAAFFCTTEEYKRLIPGRIIGVSQDRRGRRGLRMALQTREQHIRRDKATSNICTAQALLAVMAGMYGVYHGPDGLKRIAANVHAHTRSVAEAAKALGYTVANGSFFDTITLSGADVNKVRAAAEKRGINFRYDGSNVSIALDETVRLTDASDVVAALAEAVGKPAPALSGNGASMAVPADLQRTSPILTHPVFNTHHTELELQRYIKKLENKDFSLMHGMIPLGSCTMKLNAASTLMPLSWPEWNALHPFAPVDQTEGYQELFRELSDILAKATGFSAVSLQPNSGAQGEYAGLMVIRAYHEARGDKHRNIALIPSSAHGTNPASAVMAGMQVVVVKATEDGQIDVADLKAKAEQYKDTLSCLMVTYPSTHGVYEAAIKEVTGTIHANGGLVYMDGANMNAQVGLTSPGEIGADVCHLNLHKTFAIPHGGGGPGMGPICVNDKLKPFLPGHPLVKTGGEKAIPAVSAAPWGSALILLISYGYSKMLGGNGLTDATRYAILNANYIKAKLEKHYPILYVGDQGMVAHEMILDCREFKRTAGVEVEDIAKRLMDYGFHAPTVSFPVAGTLMVEPTESEAKPELDRFIEAMIGIRHEIAEIESGKADKADNVLKMAPHTSDEVCADTWSHVYGREKAAFPVSVNRYWKYWPTVSRVDNAYGDRNLVCTCPPVEEYATTEA